A stretch of Palaemon carinicauda isolate YSFRI2023 chromosome 34, ASM3689809v2, whole genome shotgun sequence DNA encodes these proteins:
- the LOC137626621 gene encoding uncharacterized protein has protein sequence MRIAHLLCAICASFWSSKHPWALSESTKGFFITTGVEYKEVMPSDVINRNNLLVRHDITSYPASGLDAVLECGRRCVNINGCFSFLMEPSKRRCHLSRLDRCITMDNILTKRDGLIYYEVLSHAKTNTTETCFAKCLKQHSCKDCGRPHCSGELCNECLSFCWDIPGGYNGSITLWDKDLRRVKKTCYNEWEALWLQGKLT, from the exons ATGCGCATAGCGCATCTTCTCTGCGCAATCTGCGCGTCCTTTTGGTCCTCCAAGCACCCATGGGCGCTCTCTGAGTCTACCAAAGGATTCTTCATCACAACAGGAGTTGAGTATAAGGAAGTCATGCCTAGTGATGTCATCAACCGAAATAACTTACTGGTGCGGCATGATATTACATCAT aCCCTGCCTCAGGACTAGATGCAGTCTTAGAGTGTGGTAGACGGTGTGTAAACATCAATGGCTGTTTTTCCTTTCTAATGGAGCCTAGTAAGCGCCGGTGTCACTTGTCTCGTCTTGACCGGTGCATAACTATGGATAACATACTAACAAAACGTGATG GTCTAATCTACTATGAGGTCCTATCCCACGCCAAGACCAACACTACGGAAACATGCTTCGCGAAATGTCTCAAACAACATTCGTGCAAAGACTGTGGTCGACCCCACTGCTCAGGCGAACTATGCAATGAGTGTTTGAGTTTCTGCTGGGACATTCCAGGTGGATACAACGGCTCCATCACCCTATGGGACAAAGACCTGAGAAGAGTGAAGAAGACATGTTACAACGAGTGGGAGGCATTGTGGCTTCAGGGGAAACTGACATAG